The following are from one region of the Knoellia sp. p5-6-4 genome:
- the fdhD gene encoding formate dehydrogenase accessory sulfurtransferase FdhD: MGRVTRRVPSTRVVVDEPGGPTVSSRPDTLAVEEPLEIRVDGTSVYVTMRTPGDDFDLAIGYLLTEGVVPDADAVHHAMHCLDEDETGSPTFNVVDITLAPGTVLDTSRTERSGSYTSSACGVCGKTSIDAITTKSRYAVAHDPVRLSPETVAGLPDALRAQQKVFDRTGGLHAAGIFTAAGELLAVREDVGRHNAVDKVVGWAGREGLLPLSGHVLVVSGRASFELTQKAVMAGIPALASVSAPSSLAVDLAEEAGMTLVGFVRPPRLTVYAGGHRLGL, translated from the coding sequence GTGGGACGGGTCACGAGGCGTGTGCCGAGCACCCGGGTCGTGGTCGACGAGCCGGGAGGCCCGACCGTGTCGAGCCGCCCGGACACGCTCGCCGTCGAGGAGCCGCTCGAGATCCGGGTGGACGGCACCTCGGTCTACGTCACCATGCGCACCCCGGGCGACGACTTCGACCTCGCCATCGGCTACCTGCTGACCGAGGGGGTGGTGCCCGACGCCGATGCGGTGCACCACGCCATGCACTGCCTCGACGAGGACGAGACCGGCTCCCCCACCTTCAACGTCGTCGACATCACCCTCGCGCCCGGCACGGTGCTCGACACCTCGCGCACCGAGCGCTCGGGCAGCTACACCAGCAGCGCCTGCGGGGTGTGCGGCAAGACCAGCATCGACGCGATCACCACCAAGAGCCGGTATGCCGTGGCGCACGACCCGGTGCGCCTGTCACCGGAGACCGTGGCGGGGCTGCCCGACGCCCTCCGAGCGCAGCAGAAGGTCTTCGACCGCACCGGCGGCCTGCACGCCGCGGGCATCTTCACGGCGGCGGGCGAGCTGCTGGCCGTGCGCGAGGACGTGGGGCGCCACAACGCCGTGGACAAGGTCGTCGGCTGGGCCGGCCGTGAGGGCCTGCTTCCCCTGTCGGGCCACGTGCTCGTCGTCAGTGGACGGGCGAGCTTCGAGCTGACGCAGAAGGCCGTCATGGCCGGCATCCCTGCGCTGGCCTCGGTGTCCGCCCCGTCGTCGCTGGCCGTCGACCTGGCCGAGGAGGCGGGCATGACGCTGGTCGGGTTCGTCCGGCCGCCCCGCCTGACGGTTTATGCCGGCGGCCACCGCCTCGGGCTCTGA
- a CDS encoding acyltransferase family protein: MRPESAPPQTRRQLRNRFRGDIEGMRAIAVLLVVVFHAGVGAVSGGFVGVDVFFVLSGFLITGLLVDEIARTGTVSLADFYARRVRRLLPLSTLVLAATALASYLLVPPIDRKGIAVDLAGAALWGANWRFAAESTQYMADTDKSPVLHYWSLSVEEQFYIVWPLLLILLVGRSGLAKRAWGVAVRRITLALTVLIAVSLVASWQQTESGSAFAYFGLHTRAWELGIGAALALARPVLPRLPRLAAHAAAVTGVVMIVGSALVMDEATPFPGTAALVPVLGAALLVGAGARLPDQGVARALSHPVLRYIGRVSYAWYLWHWPVLVLVNARFGTPSATGTGAAPWPLVLAAVALSFALAVISHYLVEQPMRSAGFLKVSRGRSLRAGGALVGVALVTSCGLAVGSTVSEETVVATPGTSSTAPAGKVSPTRPEEARKDSPPVDGCYNGHGGAQVPPAAKCRVGPADGGKRTIALVGDSHATNWRAAMTSAAKAKGWTVYFFGKASCSINDVPVWLDQEKTEYASCTEWREKVIERLASIPDLDAVVVGRYKNYDTRVVLPDGSLTTEKTVGPVWQEGAERSFAELGKIAPRIVVLRDVPWPGQDVPSCLSKHPKDVERCSFERATNAHQDQVLYEAERKAAAGSKGIGFVDMTDVICPTERCQVVSPEGRIIYRDTHHLTEGFSASAGRALAQRIEASL, translated from the coding sequence ATGAGACCAGAGTCGGCGCCTCCCCAGACGAGGCGCCAGCTGCGCAACCGCTTCCGCGGTGACATCGAGGGCATGCGGGCCATCGCCGTGCTCCTGGTCGTCGTCTTCCACGCCGGTGTGGGCGCGGTCAGCGGGGGCTTCGTCGGCGTCGACGTCTTCTTCGTGCTCTCCGGCTTCCTCATCACCGGGCTGCTCGTGGACGAGATCGCGCGCACCGGCACGGTCTCGCTGGCCGACTTCTACGCCCGTCGCGTGCGCCGGCTGCTCCCGCTCTCGACGCTGGTGCTGGCGGCCACCGCGCTGGCGTCCTACCTCCTGGTGCCGCCCATCGACCGCAAGGGCATCGCGGTCGACCTCGCCGGCGCCGCCCTGTGGGGTGCCAACTGGCGCTTCGCCGCCGAGTCGACCCAGTACATGGCAGACACCGACAAGAGCCCGGTGCTCCACTACTGGTCGCTCAGCGTCGAGGAGCAGTTCTACATCGTCTGGCCCCTGCTGCTGATCCTGCTGGTGGGCCGGTCCGGGCTCGCCAAGCGGGCCTGGGGTGTGGCGGTCCGCCGGATCACCCTGGCGCTCACGGTCCTCATCGCGGTCTCGCTCGTCGCCTCCTGGCAGCAGACCGAGTCCGGCAGCGCCTTCGCCTACTTCGGCCTGCACACCCGCGCCTGGGAGCTCGGGATCGGGGCGGCACTCGCCCTCGCCCGCCCGGTGCTGCCGCGCCTCCCGCGTCTGGCCGCCCACGCCGCGGCGGTGACCGGCGTCGTCATGATCGTGGGATCGGCCCTCGTCATGGACGAGGCGACGCCGTTCCCGGGCACGGCAGCCCTGGTGCCCGTGCTGGGCGCAGCCCTGCTGGTCGGCGCGGGAGCGCGACTGCCCGACCAGGGGGTCGCGCGGGCCCTGTCACACCCCGTGCTGCGCTACATCGGGCGGGTCTCCTACGCGTGGTACCTCTGGCACTGGCCCGTGCTCGTGCTGGTCAATGCCCGCTTCGGCACGCCCAGCGCGACGGGCACCGGCGCGGCACCCTGGCCGCTGGTCCTCGCTGCGGTCGCGCTGTCCTTCGCGCTGGCCGTCATCAGCCACTACCTGGTCGAGCAGCCCATGCGCAGCGCGGGCTTCCTCAAGGTCTCGAGGGGGCGCTCGCTGCGTGCCGGGGGCGCGCTCGTGGGCGTGGCACTGGTCACGAGCTGTGGCCTCGCCGTGGGGTCCACCGTCTCCGAGGAGACCGTCGTGGCCACCCCGGGCACCTCGAGCACGGCCCCGGCCGGGAAGGTCTCGCCGACCCGGCCGGAGGAGGCCCGCAAGGACTCCCCGCCGGTGGACGGCTGCTACAACGGCCATGGTGGGGCGCAGGTCCCCCCGGCGGCGAAGTGCCGGGTCGGCCCGGCCGACGGTGGCAAGCGCACGATCGCGCTGGTGGGCGACTCGCACGCGACGAACTGGCGCGCGGCGATGACCAGCGCGGCCAAGGCCAAGGGCTGGACCGTCTACTTCTTCGGCAAGGCGTCCTGCAGCATCAACGACGTGCCGGTGTGGCTCGACCAGGAGAAGACCGAGTACGCGTCCTGCACCGAGTGGCGCGAGAAGGTCATCGAGCGCCTCGCCTCCATCCCCGACCTCGACGCCGTCGTCGTGGGCCGCTACAAGAACTACGACACCCGGGTGGTGCTGCCCGACGGGTCCCTCACGACAGAGAAGACGGTCGGGCCGGTGTGGCAGGAGGGCGCCGAGCGCTCCTTCGCCGAGCTGGGGAAGATCGCCCCGCGCATCGTCGTGCTGCGCGACGTGCCCTGGCCCGGGCAGGACGTGCCGTCCTGCCTCTCGAAGCACCCCAAGGACGTCGAGCGGTGCTCGTTCGAGCGTGCGACGAACGCGCACCAGGACCAGGTGCTCTACGAGGCTGAGCGGAAGGCGGCGGCCGGCAGCAAGGGCATCGGCTTCGTCGACATGACGGATGTCATCTGCCCCACCGAGCGCTGCCAGGTGGTCAGCCCCGAGGGCCGCATCATCTACCGCGACACGCACCACCTCACCGAGGGGTTCAGCGCGTCGGCGGGCCGGGCGCTCGCCCAGCGGATCGAGGCGTCCCTCTAG
- a CDS encoding PH domain-containing protein codes for MDREQGREPGWEPVALYGDEGPTWRGVSPKLATARSVLASVVCGVLLAAAVALWAVSAWSPLLVVAGGAVAAWLWLLWLVRRQVAAISWAEQAEELVIRRGRLWRSLVSVPYGRLQLADVQSGPLARHFGLASVQIHTASPRSGGSIPGLPVEEAEALRARLTERGESQRAGL; via the coding sequence GTGGACAGGGAGCAGGGGAGGGAGCCGGGCTGGGAGCCGGTGGCGCTCTACGGCGACGAGGGGCCGACGTGGCGCGGGGTCTCGCCGAAGCTGGCGACGGCGCGGTCGGTCCTGGCGTCGGTGGTGTGCGGGGTCCTGCTCGCCGCCGCCGTCGCCCTGTGGGCGGTGTCGGCGTGGTCGCCGCTGCTCGTCGTGGCGGGGGGTGCCGTCGCGGCCTGGCTGTGGCTGCTGTGGCTGGTGCGCCGCCAGGTCGCGGCGATCAGCTGGGCCGAGCAGGCCGAGGAGCTCGTCATCCGCCGCGGACGCCTCTGGCGCAGCCTGGTCAGCGTCCCCTACGGCCGGCTCCAGCTGGCCGACGTGCAGTCGGGCCCGCTGGCCCGGCACTTCGGCCTGGCCAGCGTGCAGATCCACACCGCGTCGCCCCGCAGCGGCGGCAGCATCCCGGGCCTGCCGGTCGAGGAGGCCGAGGCCCTGCGGGCGCGGCTGACCGAGCGCGGCGAGTCGCAGCGGGCCGGTCTGTGA
- a CDS encoding PH domain-containing protein produces the protein MTRPDPAPPTDGWRRLHPLSPLLRGGLALVAAGAWLFSNQLDSWMGASQVPEGPPLTLLGVLAAAGLLILVLTSWMSWRVSRFRIGASTLEVRTGLVLRQHRQVRYDRIQAVDLRRPLLARLAGLSEVRVQSAGSGSDARLAYLPDADAHEVRRRLMALAGRGDERAPEETASLPDDRSADQGSLTLVRVPGRRLLQATLFRGRTLAVLVGVPTLLWALATGRGGVVAVVGPALLAFGGNTVQELVREWEFRLQRDHDGIHVSRGLTELKTSSVPVHRVQAVAVRQPVLWRAPGWWRIEVNVAGVGEGSDDGATVLLPVGTVQEALTTLRVLRPDGDVSAALAGMTGAGVAAPEGEGGLPPGSTAYTVAPQRAVWLSPLVRRRHGYAVTPDALLVRGGRVRRFVEVVPHARVQSLRLRQGPLQRRLGLATVEVLTTPGPARPRARHLDAGEATRLLNTQVGRSGRARERVR, from the coding sequence GTGACCCGACCCGACCCCGCCCCGCCGACGGACGGCTGGCGTCGCCTGCACCCGCTCTCGCCGCTGCTGCGTGGGGGGCTCGCCCTCGTCGCGGCCGGCGCGTGGCTGTTCAGCAACCAGCTCGACTCCTGGATGGGCGCCTCGCAGGTCCCGGAGGGGCCGCCGCTGACCCTGCTCGGGGTGCTGGCCGCGGCGGGCCTGCTGATCCTGGTGCTCACCTCGTGGATGTCGTGGCGGGTCTCCCGGTTCCGGATCGGCGCGAGCACGCTCGAGGTCCGCACCGGGCTCGTGCTGCGCCAGCACCGGCAGGTCCGCTACGACCGGATCCAGGCCGTGGACCTGCGCCGCCCCCTCCTCGCCCGGCTCGCCGGGCTGTCCGAGGTGCGCGTGCAGTCGGCCGGGTCGGGATCGGACGCCCGCCTCGCCTACCTGCCGGACGCGGACGCCCACGAGGTGCGCCGCCGGCTCATGGCCCTGGCCGGCCGCGGAGACGAGCGCGCCCCGGAAGAGACGGCATCCCTCCCCGACGACCGGTCCGCGGACCAGGGCAGCCTGACGCTGGTGCGCGTGCCGGGCCGGCGGCTGCTGCAGGCGACCCTGTTCCGCGGTCGCACCCTCGCGGTGCTCGTGGGCGTGCCCACCCTGCTGTGGGCGCTGGCCACAGGGCGCGGCGGAGTCGTCGCGGTCGTCGGCCCCGCCCTGCTGGCCTTCGGCGGCAACACGGTCCAGGAGCTGGTCCGCGAGTGGGAGTTCCGCCTGCAGCGCGACCACGACGGCATCCACGTCAGCCGCGGGCTGACCGAGCTGAAGACGAGCAGCGTGCCCGTGCACCGTGTCCAGGCGGTCGCCGTCCGGCAGCCGGTGCTCTGGCGGGCACCGGGCTGGTGGCGCATCGAGGTCAACGTCGCCGGCGTCGGCGAGGGAAGTGACGACGGAGCCACCGTCCTGCTGCCGGTGGGGACCGTGCAGGAGGCCCTGACGACCCTGCGGGTGCTGCGACCGGACGGCGACGTGAGCGCCGCGCTGGCCGGCATGACCGGCGCGGGCGTGGCAGCGCCGGAAGGGGAGGGTGGGCTCCCACCCGGCAGCACGGCATACACGGTGGCGCCGCAACGGGCGGTGTGGCTCAGCCCGCTGGTCCGTCGGCGGCACGGGTATGCCGTGACACCCGACGCGCTGCTCGTGCGCGGCGGACGGGTGCGCCGCTTCGTGGAGGTCGTGCCCCACGCCCGGGTGCAGTCGCTGCGGCTGCGGCAGGGACCGCTGCAGAGGCGGCTGGGGCTGGCGACGGTGGAGGTGCTGACCACCCCCGGGCCCGCTCGGCCACGCGCGCGACACCTCGACGCCGGCGAGGCCACCCGGCTTCTGAACACTCAGGTCGGCCGCTCCGGCCGGGCGCGGGAGCGGGTGCGGTGA